A window from Fragaria vesca subsp. vesca linkage group LG5, FraVesHawaii_1.0, whole genome shotgun sequence encodes these proteins:
- the LOC101300444 gene encoding serine/threonine-protein kinase SAPK2-like isoform 2 — protein sequence MEKYEVVKDIGSGNFGVARLVRDKSTNELLAVKFIERGIKIDENVQREIMNHRSLKHPNIVQFKEILLTPTHLAIVMEYAAGGELYDRIVKATRFSENEARFFFQQLISGVSYCHTMQICHRDLKLENTLLDDSAAPRVKICDFGYSKSLLSSLPKSTVGTPAYIAPEVLSKKQYNGQVADVWSCGVTLYVMLVGAYPFEDPKDPMNFRKTIRRILTVRYAIPDSVRVSVECRHLLSKIFVANPEKRITIPDLKMHRWFAKNLPLEMKEGGSWENNAVNTPSQSIEEVQSIIKEARKPLKVPTVSRHCVGSSMAIDDAEE from the exons ATGGAGAAGTATGAGGTTGTGAAAGATATTGGGTCTGGGAATTTTGGTGTAGCAAGGCTGGTCAGAGACAAGAGTACAAACGAACTCTTAGCTGTTAAGTTCATTGAGAGAGGCATCAAG ATAGATGAAAATGTGCAAAGGGAGATCATGAACCACAGATCCTTGAAGCATCCCAATATTGTTCAATTCAAAGAG ATATTGCTGACACCAACTCATCTAGCAATTGTGATGGAGTATGCTGCTGGAGGAGAACTTTATGACAGAATAGTCAAGGCCACAAGGTTTAGTGAGAATGAG GCAAGGTTTTTCTTCCAGCAATTGATATCAGGAGTTAGTTACTGTCATACAATG CAAATATGTCACAGAGATCTTAAGCTTGAAAATACACTCTTAGATGACAGCGCAGCACCTCGTGTGAAAATATGTGATTTTGGATACTCAAAG TCATTACTGAGTTCTCTGCCAAAGTCTACTGTGGGAACACCTGCTTATATTGCACCTGAAGTTCTATCTAAAAAACAATATAATGGACAG GTTGCAGATGTTTGGTCTTGTGGAGTCACATTATATGTCATGCTTGTCGGAGCATATCCCTTTGAAGATCCTAAGGACCCTATGAACTTTAGAAAAACAATTCGG AGGATCCTTACTGTACGCTACGCGATCCCAGATAGTGTGCGAGTTTCAGTGGAATGTAGACACCTCTTGTCAAAGATTTTTGTTGCAAACCCGGAAAAG AGAATAACAATTCCAGATCTTAAGATGCACCGTTGGTTTGCAAAGAACTTACCTCTGGAAATGAAGGAAGGAGGAAGTTGGGAGAACAATGCTGTAAACACTCCATCCCAAAGCATTGAAGAAGTTCAGTCCATAATAAAAGAGGCAAGAAAACCTTTAAAGGTCCCAACTGTCAGTAGGCATTGCGTTGGAAGCAGCATGGCTATTGATGATGCTGAAGAATGA
- the LOC101301392 gene encoding probable 2-aminoethanethiol dioxygenase-like — MESGTMEKTKIQMLYEACRVIFSQKELPTFKEILWLRNLIGTFAAIDFGIDEHGSCGSPSSSPNSDKGLICGQGISQITYIHVYECEQFSIGVFCFPAGGRLPLHDHPEMTVFSKLLYGSCYVKAYDWVKVESSPGFPTFGLGGKVLEGIMSAPCETSVLFPRSGGNIHSFTALTPCAILDVSTPPYSEELGRPSTYFMEFPIPSLPGYMILEEQELPEDLVVEGAPYLGPHIDVDNDDDNDRC; from the exons ATGGAGTCGGGTACAATGGAGAAAACCAAAATACAAATGTTATACGAAGCCTGCAGGGTTATATTTTCTCAGAAAGAGCTTCCAACTTTCAAAGAAATTCTCTGGCTCAGAAATCTCATTG GCACATTTGCAGCAATAGATTTTGGAATCGATGAACATGGCTCGTGTGGATCTCCATCTTCTAGCCCTAACAGTGATAAGGGATTGATTTGTGGGCAAGGCATCTCCCAAATCACTTACATTCATGTTTATGAATGCGAACAATTTTCG ATCGGAGTGTTTTGTTTTCCGGCAGGAGGCAGGCTTCCCCTTCATGATCACCCTGAAATGACTGTGTTTAGTAAACTCCTCTACGGTTCTTGTTATGTTAAAGCTTACGATTGGGTGAAGGTCGAAAGTTCTCCTGGATTCCCTACAT TTGGATTAGGAGGCAAGGTTTTGGAAGGCATTATGAGTGCTCCATGTGAAACGTCTGTTCTATTTCCAAGAAGTGGTGGAAATATTCACTCTTTTACTGCGTTAACTCCTTGTGCTATCTTGGATGTATCGACTCCACCATACTCTGAAGAGCTTGGAAGGCCTTCTACTTACTTCATGGAATTTCCTATTCCTTCCTTACCAG GCTATATGATCCTCGAGGAACAAGAACTACCGGAAGACCTAGTAGTTGAAGGAGCACCATATCTGGGTCCTCATATTGATGTTGATAATGATGACGACAACGACCGTTGTTGA
- the LOC101300914 gene encoding serine/threonine-protein kinase SAPK2-like isoform 2: protein MERYEIVKDIGSGNFGVARLVRDKLTRELFAVKFIERGQKIDEHVQREIMNHRSLKHSNIVQFKEVLLTPTHLAIVMEYAAGGELFGRICNAGRFSENEARFFFQQLISGVSYCHSMQICHRDLKLENTLLDGSTAPRVKICDFGYSKSLLQSQPKSTVGTPAYIAPEVLSKKQYDGKIADVWSCGVTLFVMIAGAYPFEDPDDPKNFRKTINRILAVHYSIPDHVQVSIECRHLLSQIFVENPEKRITIAGIKSHPWFLKNLPMELMEGGSWQSNDVNIPSQSTEEVLSIIQEARKSVPYPNTVTHLIEGNMDLDDLDAEVEDVETSGDFVCHLSS from the exons ATGGAGAGGTATGAGATTGTGAAAGATATTGGGTCTGGGAATTTTGGGGTAGCTAGGTTGGTCAGAGATAAGTTGACCAGAGAACTCTTTGCTGTTAAGTTCATTGAGAGAGGCCAGAAG ATAGATGAACATGTGCAAAGGGAAATCATGAACCACAGATCATTGAAGCATTCCAATATTGTTCAATTCAAAGAG GTTCTTCTGACACCAACTCATTTAGCCATAGTAATGGAGTATGCTGCTGGAGGAGAACTCTTTGGGAGAATTTGTAATGCTGGTAGATTTAGTGAGAATGAG GCAAGGTTTTTCTTCCAGCAACTGATATCAGGAGTTAGTTACTGTCATTCAATG CAAATATGTCACAGAGACCTTAAGCTTGAAAATACACTCTTAGATGGCAGCACAGCACCTCGTGTCAAAATATGTGATTTTGGATACTCAAAG TCACTACTGCAGTCTCAGCCAAAATCAACTGTAGGAACACCAGCCTATATTGCTCCTGAGGTCCTATCTAAAAAGCAATATGATGGAAAA ATTGCAGATGTTTGGTCTTGTGGAGTCACCTTATTTGTGATGATAGCCGGAGCATATCCTTTTGAAGATCCTGATGACCCTAAGAACTTCAGAAAAACCATTAAT CGGATCCTTGCCGTACACTACTCAATACCAGATCATGTTCAAGTTTCCATCGAATGTAGACATCTTTTATCTCAGATATTTGTGGAAAACCCCGAAAAG AGAATTACAATCGCAGGAATTAAAAGCCACCCTTGGTTCTTAAAGAACTTACCTATGGAGCTGATGGAAGGAGGAAGTTGGCAGAGCAATGATGTAAATATTCCATCCCAAAGCACTGAAGAAGTTCTGTCCATAATTCAAGAGGCGAGAAAATCAGTACCGTACCCAAACACAGTTACGCATCTCATTGAAGGCAACATGGATCTTGATGATTTGGATGCTGAAGTTGAAGATGTTGAAACAAGTGGTGATTTTGTGTGCCACTTGAGTAGTTAA
- the LOC101296110 gene encoding serine/threonine-protein kinase SAPK2-like — MERYEILKDIGSGTSGVARLVRDIYTGEHFAVKFIERGNKIDENVQEEIMNHRSLKHLNVVQFKEVLLTPTHLAIVMEYAAGGELYTRICKAGRFSENEARFFFQQLISGVAYCHTMKVCHRDLKLENALLDDSTAPRVKICDFGSSKSLQHSRQKSTVGTPAYIAPEVITETQYDGAIADVWSCGVSLYVMIVGAYPFEDPRDHLNFRKTILRTLTVCYSIPDNVRVSEECRDLLAKIFVAKPEKRIRLPEIKKHCWFLKNLPMEMWEGGSWESNEVNYPSQSIEEVQSIIQEARIPLMVPTVSRHCVGSSMAFDDADVGDIQTSCKFSAQMI, encoded by the exons ATGGAGAGGTATGAGATTCTGAAAGATATTGGGTCTGGGACTTCTGGGGTAGCAAGGTTGGTAAGAGATATATATACCGGAGAACACTTTGCTGTTAAGTTCATCGAGAGAGGCAACAAG ATAGATGAAAATGTACAAGAGGAAATCATGAACCACAGATCCTTGAAGCATCTCAATGTTGTTCAATTCAAAGAG GTCCTGCTGACACCAACTCATCTAGCCATTGTGATGGAGTATGCTGCTGGAGGAGAACTCTATACGAGAATATGCAAGGCCGGCAGATTTAGTGAGAATGAG GCAAGGTTTTTCTTCCAGCAATTGATATCAGGAGTTGCTTACTGCCATACAATG AAAGTATGTCATAGGGACCTTAAGCTTGAAAATGCGCTCTTAGATGACAGCACAGCACCTCGGGTGAAAATATGCGATTTTGGATCCTCAAAG TCACTACAACATTCTCGGCAAAAATCTACTGTCGGAACACCGGCTTATATTGCACCTGAGGTCATCACTGAAACACAATATGATGGAGCG ATTGCAGATGTTTGGTCTTGTGGAGTCTCCCTATATGTTATGATTGTTGGAGCATATCCCTTTGAAGATCCTCGGGACCATTTGAACTTTAGAAAAACAATTCTG CGGACGCTTACTGTATGCTACTCAATCCCTGATAATGTACGAGTTTCTGAGGAATGTAGAGACTTGCTGGCTAAGATATTTGTGGCGAAGCCGGAAAAG AGAATTAGACTTCCAGAAATTAAGAAACACTGTTGGTTCTTAAAGAATCTACCTATGGAAATGTGGGAAGGAGGAAGTTGGGAAAGCAATGAAGTAAACTATCCATCCCAAAGCATTGAAGAAGTCCAGTCCATAATACAAGAGGCAAGAATACCTTTAATGGTCCCAACTGTCAGTAGGCATTGCGTTGGAAGCAGCATGGCTTTTGACGATGCTGATGTTGGAGATATTCAAACAAGTTGTAAATTCTCTGCTCAAATGATATGA
- the LOC101301971 gene encoding uncharacterized protein LOC101301971 — protein MDNKTSSSSTENTTSSNRDQYLKHLNKLSHKISKPVTRKPNFDPPPVPAPNPQNAPLQQLQSSASQPNQHQPPVYNINKNDFRDVVQKLTGSPAHTDRFATPPPIHPPKTQSSRLQRIRPPPLAQLASRPPSLLDGAVSAQPNNNNNNNNSLIPPMGAAAAHFGGVMGRSTAPLSPLPPFPTVHAAAESPVSAYMRYLHNSLSTGDSNPNMNQKQQQHFSGFSPLAPLVSPRWTNLTPPPQPEQNQNENQNQNQQVPQPELGQGMAPSSEAPAPAASSQPQFAMPASPLPFGCLNSPRSQYGLLSPTQLGFPQLPLSPTVPVPSPRWRGF, from the coding sequence ATGGATAACAAGACTTCTTCATCTTCTACTGAAAACACTACTAGTAGCAATAGAGATCAGTACCTGAAACACCTCAACAAGCTCTCCCACAAGATCTCCAAACCCGTGACCCGAAAACCCAACTTCGACCCGCCTCCTGTTCCGGCTCCCAACCCCCAAAACGCACCGCTTCAGCAGCTCCAATCCTCTGCTTCGCAGCCCAATCAGCACCAGCCTCCGGTCTACAACATCAACAAGAACGATTTTCGGGACGTGGTTCAGAAGCTGACCGGTTCACCGGCCCACACGGACCGGTTCGCGACTCCTCCGCCGATTCATCCGCCGAAAACCCAGAGCTCGCGGCTCCAGCGCATCCGCCCTCCGCCGCTGGCCCAGCTCGCCTCCCGCCCGCCTTCTCTGCTCGACGGCGCCGTTTCGGCTCAGCCGAATAACAACAACAACAACAATAACTCTCTCATTCCGCCTATGGGCGCCGCCGCCGCTCATTTCGGCGGCGTCATGGGAAGGTCCACCGCGCCGCTCTCGCCTCTGCCTCCTTTTCCGACCGTCCACGCGGCGGCGGAGTCGCCGGTCTCGGCCTACATGAGGTACCTCCACAACTCGCTGTCCACTGGTGATTCGAATCCGAATATGAACCAGAAGCAGCAGCAGCATTTCTCTGGATTCTCGCCGCTGGCGCCGCTCGTCTCGCCCCGCTGGACCAACCTGACCCCTCCGCCGCAACCGGAGCAGAATCAAAATGAGAATCAGAACCAGAATCAGCAGGTTCCTCAGCCGGAGCTGGGACAGGGTATGGCACCCTCGTCGGAAGCTCCTGCTCCGGCGGCATCCTCCCAGCCCCAATTCGCCATGCCTGCGTCGCCACTTCCATTCGGATGCTTGAATTCGCCTCGGTCGCAGTATGGTTTGCTTTCCCCAACTCAGTTAGGGTTTCCTCAGCTTCCTCTCTCACCGACGGTGCCTGTTCCAAGCCCTAGGTGGAGGGGTTTCTAG
- the LOC101300914 gene encoding serine/threonine-protein kinase SAPK2-like isoform 1, which translates to MERYEIVKDIGSGNFGVARLVRDKLTRELFAVKFIERGQKIDEHVQREIMNHRSLKHSNIVQFKEIQVLLTPTHLAIVMEYAAGGELFGRICNAGRFSENEARFFFQQLISGVSYCHSMQICHRDLKLENTLLDGSTAPRVKICDFGYSKSLLQSQPKSTVGTPAYIAPEVLSKKQYDGKIADVWSCGVTLFVMIAGAYPFEDPDDPKNFRKTINRILAVHYSIPDHVQVSIECRHLLSQIFVENPEKRITIAGIKSHPWFLKNLPMELMEGGSWQSNDVNIPSQSTEEVLSIIQEARKSVPYPNTVTHLIEGNMDLDDLDAEVEDVETSGDFVCHLSS; encoded by the exons ATGGAGAGGTATGAGATTGTGAAAGATATTGGGTCTGGGAATTTTGGGGTAGCTAGGTTGGTCAGAGATAAGTTGACCAGAGAACTCTTTGCTGTTAAGTTCATTGAGAGAGGCCAGAAG ATAGATGAACATGTGCAAAGGGAAATCATGAACCACAGATCATTGAAGCATTCCAATATTGTTCAATTCAAAGAG ATTCAG GTTCTTCTGACACCAACTCATTTAGCCATAGTAATGGAGTATGCTGCTGGAGGAGAACTCTTTGGGAGAATTTGTAATGCTGGTAGATTTAGTGAGAATGAG GCAAGGTTTTTCTTCCAGCAACTGATATCAGGAGTTAGTTACTGTCATTCAATG CAAATATGTCACAGAGACCTTAAGCTTGAAAATACACTCTTAGATGGCAGCACAGCACCTCGTGTCAAAATATGTGATTTTGGATACTCAAAG TCACTACTGCAGTCTCAGCCAAAATCAACTGTAGGAACACCAGCCTATATTGCTCCTGAGGTCCTATCTAAAAAGCAATATGATGGAAAA ATTGCAGATGTTTGGTCTTGTGGAGTCACCTTATTTGTGATGATAGCCGGAGCATATCCTTTTGAAGATCCTGATGACCCTAAGAACTTCAGAAAAACCATTAAT CGGATCCTTGCCGTACACTACTCAATACCAGATCATGTTCAAGTTTCCATCGAATGTAGACATCTTTTATCTCAGATATTTGTGGAAAACCCCGAAAAG AGAATTACAATCGCAGGAATTAAAAGCCACCCTTGGTTCTTAAAGAACTTACCTATGGAGCTGATGGAAGGAGGAAGTTGGCAGAGCAATGATGTAAATATTCCATCCCAAAGCACTGAAGAAGTTCTGTCCATAATTCAAGAGGCGAGAAAATCAGTACCGTACCCAAACACAGTTACGCATCTCATTGAAGGCAACATGGATCTTGATGATTTGGATGCTGAAGTTGAAGATGTTGAAACAAGTGGTGATTTTGTGTGCCACTTGAGTAGTTAA
- the LOC101301680 gene encoding 14-3-3-like protein-like, translating into MAAPTPREENVYMAKLAEQAERYEEMVEFVEKVSASADKEELTVEERNLLSVAYKNVIGARRASWRIISSIEQKEESRGNDDHVSMIREYRSKIETELSGICDGILKLLDSRLIPSACSGDSKVFYLKMKGDYHRYLAEFKTGAERKEAAESTLTAYKAAQDIANAELAPTHPIRLGLALNFSVFYYEILNSPDRACNLAKQAFDEAIAELDTLGEESYKDSTLIMQLLRDNLTLWTSDMQDDGADEIKEAPKPAEEAKQ; encoded by the exons ATGGCTGCCCCCACGCCGCGCGAGGAGAACGTCTACATGGCCAAGCTCGCCGAGCAGGCCGAGCGCTACGAGGAGATGGTCGAGTTCGTCGAGAAAGTCTCCGCCTCCGCCGACAAGGAGGAGCTCACCGTCGAGGAGCGTAACCTTCTCTCTGTGGCCTACAAGAACGTCATCGGTGCCCGCCGTGCCAGCTGGCGCATCATTTCCTCCATCGAGCAGAAGGAGGAGAGCCGCGGCAACGACGACCACGTCAGCATGATCCGTGAGTACCGATCCAAGATCGAGACTGAGCTCTCCGGCATCTGCGACGGGATTCTCAAGCTGCTCGACTCGCGTCTGATCCCGTCGGCGTGCTCCGGTGACTCCAAGGTGTTTTATCTGAAAATGAAGGGTGATTATCACCGTTATCTTGCTGAGTTCAAGACCGGCGCCGAGCGCAAGGAGGCCGCGGAGAGCACCCTCACTGCCTACAAGGCTGCTCAG GATATTGCCAATGCTGAGCTGGCACCAACACATCCCATCCGCCTTGGACTTGCCCTCAACTTCTCTGTCTTTTACTATGAGATTCTGAACTCTCCTGACCGCGCCTGCAATCTCGCCAAGCAG GCTTTTGATGAAGCAATTGCTGAGTTGGATACACTGGGCGAGGAGTCATACAAGGACAGCACTTTGATCATGCAACTGCTTCGTGACAACCTCACTCTCTGGACCTCTGACATGCAG GATGATGGTGCTGATGAGATCAAAGAAGCACCCAAGCCAGCTGAGGAAGCAAAGCAGTGA
- the LOC101300444 gene encoding serine/threonine-protein kinase SAPK2-like isoform 1 has translation MEKYEVVKDIGSGNFGVARLVRDKSTNELLAVKFIERGIKIDENVQREIMNHRSLKHPNIVQFKEILLTPTHLAIVMEYAAGGELYDRIVKATRFSENELKVYSCLHQARFFFQQLISGVSYCHTMQICHRDLKLENTLLDDSAAPRVKICDFGYSKSLLSSLPKSTVGTPAYIAPEVLSKKQYNGQVADVWSCGVTLYVMLVGAYPFEDPKDPMNFRKTIRRILTVRYAIPDSVRVSVECRHLLSKIFVANPEKRITIPDLKMHRWFAKNLPLEMKEGGSWENNAVNTPSQSIEEVQSIIKEARKPLKVPTVSRHCVGSSMAIDDAEE, from the exons ATGGAGAAGTATGAGGTTGTGAAAGATATTGGGTCTGGGAATTTTGGTGTAGCAAGGCTGGTCAGAGACAAGAGTACAAACGAACTCTTAGCTGTTAAGTTCATTGAGAGAGGCATCAAG ATAGATGAAAATGTGCAAAGGGAGATCATGAACCACAGATCCTTGAAGCATCCCAATATTGTTCAATTCAAAGAG ATATTGCTGACACCAACTCATCTAGCAATTGTGATGGAGTATGCTGCTGGAGGAGAACTTTATGACAGAATAGTCAAGGCCACAAGGTTTAGTGAGAATGAG TTAAAAGTTTACAGTTGTTTGCATCAGGCAAGGTTTTTCTTCCAGCAATTGATATCAGGAGTTAGTTACTGTCATACAATG CAAATATGTCACAGAGATCTTAAGCTTGAAAATACACTCTTAGATGACAGCGCAGCACCTCGTGTGAAAATATGTGATTTTGGATACTCAAAG TCATTACTGAGTTCTCTGCCAAAGTCTACTGTGGGAACACCTGCTTATATTGCACCTGAAGTTCTATCTAAAAAACAATATAATGGACAG GTTGCAGATGTTTGGTCTTGTGGAGTCACATTATATGTCATGCTTGTCGGAGCATATCCCTTTGAAGATCCTAAGGACCCTATGAACTTTAGAAAAACAATTCGG AGGATCCTTACTGTACGCTACGCGATCCCAGATAGTGTGCGAGTTTCAGTGGAATGTAGACACCTCTTGTCAAAGATTTTTGTTGCAAACCCGGAAAAG AGAATAACAATTCCAGATCTTAAGATGCACCGTTGGTTTGCAAAGAACTTACCTCTGGAAATGAAGGAAGGAGGAAGTTGGGAGAACAATGCTGTAAACACTCCATCCCAAAGCATTGAAGAAGTTCAGTCCATAATAAAAGAGGCAAGAAAACCTTTAAAGGTCCCAACTGTCAGTAGGCATTGCGTTGGAAGCAGCATGGCTATTGATGATGCTGAAGAATGA